One segment of Setaria viridis chromosome 4, Setaria_viridis_v4.0, whole genome shotgun sequence DNA contains the following:
- the LOC117854222 gene encoding protein SEEDLING PLASTID DEVELOPMENT 1, whose translation MPPPAPPLHLSLHPPHTLPPSRRRASRSPCVASRPIAPRPASLLRGVRRPLRAAQGEEAVSEGAAWPDGSEEELRRLLELLPGELRRRVETHPELPALVEVVMDLGRPPLARFPSGDFLLSHRPISFDDLQHATSQVGDFGADNRAGISRTLHRISAIRNRKGVIVGLTCRVGRAVPGSANLLQDLVKDGGSLLLIGPPGVGKTTVIREIARMLADDYKKRVMIVDTSNEIGGDGDIPHPGIGNARRLQVPNQDMQHKVLIEAVENHMPQAIVIDEIGTKLEAMAASTIAQRGIQLVATAHGVTIENLIMNPSLEMLVGGIQSVTLGDEEANRRGVQKTVLERKGPSTFTCAAEIVSKTELRVHRSLEATVDALLAGKPPNVEIRKLGPKGLVQEVSVQKEQSHIGLYEDATQFDGNSLRNARRSLDSAFNLDSAEGHIEKSDEAESSLNLYAYGISESTALQAIKQLELEDVVALTYNISEADAVIALHSKLKKNSQIQAVVKSQDIPVFFVKTNSLSQITRALRALVDDHMDELIDYEDKEEARSSEETDALEEARLAIEQVVIPKGESVQLLPRPPSIIASQVDLVESFSLEWEVVGQDLNSHLRILPHFTAKEATGAEQGTAAGLADSGSTDDDTDDHTHQNGITRLPFLPD comes from the exons atgccgccgccggcgccgccgctccacctctccCTCCACCCTCCCCACACTctcccgccctcccgccgccgcgcctcccgctcccCTTGCGTCGCCTCGCGCCCGATCGCCCCTCgccccgcctccctcctccgcggTGTGCGGCGCCCCCTCCGCGCCGCGCAGGGCGAGGAGGCGGTGTCGGAGGGCGCCGCGTGGCCGGATGGGTCCGAGGAGGAGCTCCGGAGGCTTCTGGAGCTGCTCCCCGGGGAGCTTCGGCGGCGGGTGGAGACCCACCCGGAGCTCCCGGCGCTCGTGGAGGTGGTCATGGACCTCGGCCGGCCCCCGCTCGCGCGCTTCCCGTCCGGCGACTTCCTCCTCTCCCACCGCCCCATCTCCTTCGACGACCTCCAACACGCCACCTCCCAA GTTGGTGACTTTGGAGCGGACAATCGTGCCGGAATCAGCCGGACGCTGCACCGGATCAGCGCGATTCGGAACCGGAAGGGCGTCATTGTAGGCCTCACTTGCCGCGTTGGGCGGGCAGTGCCCGGGAGCGCCAATTTGCTTCAAGATTTGGTTAAGGATGGTGGGTCATTACTGCTCATCGGTCCACCGGGGGTAGGAAAGACTACTGTCATAAG AGAAATAGCCCGAATGCTGGCTGATGATTACAAGAAGCGCGTGATGATTGTTGATACATCTAATGAGATTGGTGGGGATGGTGATATTCCTCACCCAGGAATAGGCAATGCCCGTAGGTTGCAAGTGCCTAACCAAGATATGCAGCACAAG GTACTGATAGAAGCCGTGGAAAACCATATGCCTCAGGCAATTGTAATTGATGAAATTGGAACAAAATTAGAGGCTATGGCTGCTAGCACCATTGCCCAGCGGGGAATACAGCTTGTTGCAACTGCCCATGGTGTAACAATAGAGAATCTGATCATGAATCCATCACTAGAGATGCTTGTGGGAGGAATACAG AGTGTCACACTTGGTGATGAAGAAGCTAACCGGAGAGGGGTCCAGAAAACTGTCCTAGAGCGCAAGGGCCCATCAACATTTACATGTGCTGCAGAGATCGTCTCCAAAACTGAATTACGTGTCCATCGTAGTTTGGAAGCCACAGTAGATGCTCTACTTGCAG GCAAGCCACCTAATGTTGAAATTCGGAAGTTGGGTCCAAAGGGATTGGTGCAGGAAGTTTCTGTGCAAAAGGAACAATCGCATATTGGTCTTTATGAAGATGCAACTCAATTTGACGGCAATTCTCTAAGGAATGCCAGAAGAAGTTTGGACTCTGCATTTAATCTTGATTCTGCTGAAGGACATATAGAGAAGTCAGATGAAGCTGAGTCAAGCTTGAATCTATACGCTTATGGG ATCTCCGAGTCGACTGCCTTGCAAGCCATTAAACAGCTGGAGTTGGAGGACGTTGTTGCTTTAACTTACAATATCAGCGAAGCTGATGCGGTGATCGCGTTGCATTCGAAGCTCAAGAAGAATTCTCAGATTCAGGCTGTGGTGAAATCTCAAGATATACCGGTTTTTTTTGTGAAG ACAAACTCCCTGTCACAAATCACTAGAGCACTCCGTGCCCTCGTCGACGATCACATGGACGAGTTGATAGATTATGAGGACAAGGAAGAAGCGAGATCATCAGAGGAAACTGATGCTCTGGAG GAGGCGAGGCTGGCAATCGAGCAAGTGGTGATCCCGAAAGGCGAGAGCGTGCAGCTGCTGCCGAGACCGCCAAGCATCATCGCCTCCCAAGTGGATCTCGTCGAGAGCTTCAGCCTCGAGTGGGAGGTCGTAGGCCAGGATCTTAACTCCCACCTGAGAATCCTTCCACACTTCACGGCCAAAGAAGCCACCGGCGCTGAGCAAGGAACCGCGGCCGGGCTCGCCGACTCAGGGAGCACCGATGATGACACGGATGATCACACACACCAGAACGGTATCACCAGGCTACCTTTCCTCCCTGATTAG
- the LOC117852241 gene encoding 3'-N-debenzoyl-2'-deoxytaxol N-benzoyltransferase, which translates to MESQRLRVLDTARLSPPAPAPHAVAPLPLSGLDADRNVLDVTFRTLRFFPPPPPSVDPFAVLPRAFAAALGLFPALAGRVVRDGHVALDAGAVPLVLAASDLSAADVDTDSPGSALLDCLAPGDGNGGGVADGPALALQATRFACGGVALGMRVAHALCDGAGATKFLAAAARFARGMGSPDVAPVWERRELLGPRQPSRVATPVFDRVLELDGDVARCGPYGAAGEWHEQQRQLARECFHMSDARVEALRARLADEAGLRLTTFEVVAAFIWRAKVKANGTSSGEVVKMVYSMNISKLVDPPLLDGYWGNVCVPVYVALAAGDLTAQPLAATAALIRKSKQAVDDEYVRSYIDFQELHRGEGVTAGAVSAFTDWRRLGHGDVDFGWGGPDAVLPLSWRILGSTEPCFLLPYGAGDERRRRGFKVFVALRRMAVADFREEMQDLVMQQQQSSAGKL; encoded by the exons atGGAGTCGCAGCGGCTGCGGGTCCTGGACACCGCGCGCCTGTCGCCACCCGCCCCGGCGCCGCACGCCGTGGCGCCGCTCCCGCTCTCCGGCCTCGACGCCGACCGCAACGTGCTCGACGTCACCTTCCGCACGCTCCGCTTCttcccgcctcccccgccgtccGTCGACCCCTTCGCGGTCCTCCCCCGCGcgttcgccgccgcgctcggccTCTTCCCCGCGCTCGCGGGCCGCGTCGTCCGCGACGGCCACGTCGCCCTCGACGCCGGCGCGGTGCCCCTCGTCCTCGCGGCGTCTGATCTGTCGGCAGCCGACGTCGACACCGACAGCCCTGGATCGGCGCTGCTCGACTGCCTCGCGCCGGGggacggcaatggcggcggcgtcgcggatGGCCCGGCGCTTGCGCTCCAGGCCACGCGGTTCGcgtgcggcggcgtcgcgctcgGGATGCGGGTGGCGCACGCGCTCTGCGACGGCGCGGGCGCCACCAagttcctcgccgccgctgcgcggTTCGCGCGCGGGATGGGTTCACCCGACGTGGCGCCAGTGTGGGAACGTCGAGAGCTGCTGGGGCCGAGGCAGCCGTCTCGCGTGGCGACGCCGGTGTTCGACCGCGTCCtcgagctcgacggcgacgtcgcgcGGTGCGGGCCGTACGGCGCCGCGGGGGAATGGCACGAACAGCAGCGGCAGCTCGCCAGGGAGTGCTTCCACATGAGCGACGCGCGCGTGGAGGCGCTCAGAGCGCGGCTCGCCGACGAGGCCGGTCTCAGGCTCACGACCTTCGAGGTCGTCGCCGCGTTCATCTGGCGCGCCAA GGTCAAGGCAAACGGGACCAGCTCCGGCGAGGTGGTGAAGATGGTGTACTCCATGAACATCAGCAAGCTCGTCGACCCGCCGCTCCTCGACGGGTATTGGGGCAACGTGTGCGTCCCGGTGTACGTcgccctggccgccggcgacctcaccGCCCAGCCactggcggcgacggccgcccTGATCAGGAAGAGCAAGCAGGCCGTGGATGACGAGTACGTGCGGTCCTACATCGACTTCCAGGAGCTTCACCGCGGCGAGGGCGTCACGGCGGGCGCCGTGAGCGCGTTCACGGACTGGCGGCGGCTCGGCCATGGCGACGTGGACTTCGGGTGGGGCGGCCCCGACGCCGTGCTGCCTCTCTCGTGGAGGATCCTCGGGAGCACGGAGCCGTGCTTCCTGCTGCCCTACGGCGCCGGGGACgagaggcggcgacgggggttCAAGGTGTTCGTTGCGCTGCGGCGCATGGCGGTGGCTGACTTCAGAGAGGAAATGCAGGACCTggtgatgcagcagcagcagagttCTGCGGGAAAATTGTGA
- the LOC117852242 gene encoding protein IQ-DOMAIN 9 translates to MGSGDWFKTIISKKKSKRAKSKHAKLAGQLPNGGSQTNQKSNGPSSSSDHEDNAALEEWAATRIQNAFRKYKARKTLRCLRGIKRLRVVGQANPVKKQTAATLSYIQSWNKLQSEIRNRRAFMVTEGRNRKKKQENQMKLEAKLHNLQVEWNGGSDTMDEILARIQQREEAAVKRERAMAYAFNHQWRARSATSLGNFSYEVGKGGWGWSWMDRWIAARPWEPRSLVHPENPKKAQAKKDNSNTNPSALKLQGSITLSNNVNDRKTSKKKPSPLTADQKKPSPSPIDQKKPSPSPIDQKKPSPSPPSDQKKAAPKEQRAKAAGTPPKPKAKEMKGRPEKQQQQQQVVPSVSA, encoded by the exons ATGGGGTCCGGGGACTGGTTCAAGACGATCATCAGCAAGAAAAAATCGAAACGGGCAAAGTCAAAGCACGCAAAG CTCGCTGGTCAATTACCAAATGGAGGCAGCCAGACAAATCAGAAATCGAATGGCCCTTCTTCCAGTAGTGACCATGAAGACAATGCAGCACTCGAGGAATGGGCTGCTACACGGATTCAGAACGCGTTTCGGAAATACAAG GCGAGGAAAACCCTCCGTTGTCTCAGGGGCATTAAAAGATTGCGTGTTGTTGGTCAAGCCAATCCAGTTAAGAAGCAGACTGCTGCCACACTGAGCTATATACAGTCTTGGAACAAGTTGCAGTCAGAGATAAGAAACCGGCGTGCTTTCATGGTCACCGAAGGGcgcaacaggaagaagaagcaggagAATCAAATGAAACTCGAGGCAAAACTACATAATTTGCAG GTTGAATGGAATGGAGGTTCGGATACTATGGATGAAATACTTGCTAGGATACAACAAAGGGAAGAAGCAGCAGTGAAGCGTGAGCGAGCCATGGCCTATGCGTTCAACCATCAG TGGAGAGCAAGGTCTGCCACAAGTCTAGGAAacttcagctatgaagtcgggAAGGGTGGCTGGGGCTGGAGCTGGATGGACCGCTGGATAGCTGCAAGGCCATGGGAGCCGCGGTCCCTGGTCCACCCCGAGAACCCGAAGAAAGCACAGGCAAAGAAGGATAACAGCAACACAAACCCATCGGCTCTGAAGCTGCAAGGCTCCATCACCCTAAGCAACAACGTCAATGACCGGAAAACCTCTAAGAAAAAGCCATCACCGTTAACCGCTGATCAGAAAAAGCCATCACCATCACCTATTGATCAGAAGAAGCCATCACCATCACCTATTGATCAGAAGAAGCCATCACCATCACCTCCAAGCGATCAGAAGAAAGCGGCGCCGAAGGAGCAGAGAGCAAAGGCGGCAGGCACTCCGCCGAAACCAAAGGCCAAGGAAATGAAAGGGAGACcagagaagcagcagcagcagcagcaagtggTTCCTTCAGTCAGCGCATGA